One Dehalococcoidia bacterium DNA segment encodes these proteins:
- a CDS encoding ABC transporter ATP-binding protein/permease: MMMGHGLRGRGPMAGGRPERLGLPKALPRSLRFLRPYWRSTLVAFGGLVLVTVTTLASPQLVRLAIDRGLEPRDLTLLLLTTGGMLAIALIRGAASFAQTYGSERAAQGLAYELRDALFTHIQRQSFSFYDSIQTGQLLTRITSDVEQVRLFASAGLLQAISAVTLLLGSVAVLVALNWKLAILALLPIPLVLLLVFGFLAKAGPLFGQLQQKVGELNSILQENIAGVRVVRAFTRERVEEARFGARNRELLETSLRTLHMISLNFPLVFFLGNLGGVLVVLVGGIDVINGALTIGELIAFNSYLAFLLFPVLSLGFLSIAAARADASAVRIFEVLDSNIEVADKPGAIDLPPIQGRVEFDHVWFRYPGDQRPVLEDISFVVEPGQTVAILGATGSGKSTLVNLLPRFYDPTSGAVRIDGHDLRDVTLASLRSQIGIVLQETQLIRGTIRENIAFGKPDATDEEIRAAAEAAQAAEFIDQLPQGYQTVVGDRGVGLSGGQKQRIAIARALLVRPRLLILDDSTSAVDAATEAKIQAALDALIRDKQSTVFVIAQRVSTVRDADRILLLEEGRLVASGTHEELLADSQLYNDILGSQLRPDAPEAVVGGGTDVGWN, from the coding sequence ATGATGATGGGCCATGGCCTCCGCGGACGGGGGCCAATGGCGGGAGGGCGTCCTGAGCGGCTTGGCCTTCCCAAAGCCTTGCCTCGCTCCCTGCGATTTCTCCGTCCCTACTGGCGATCAACTCTGGTCGCCTTTGGCGGGCTTGTCCTTGTCACCGTGACAACGCTCGCCAGCCCGCAGCTGGTGCGGCTGGCGATCGACCGCGGGCTGGAGCCCCGCGACCTGACGTTGCTCCTCCTTACAACCGGCGGTATGCTCGCCATCGCGCTCATCCGCGGCGCGGCGAGTTTCGCCCAGACTTACGGCTCTGAACGCGCTGCACAGGGGCTCGCCTACGAACTGCGCGACGCGCTGTTCACCCACATCCAGCGCCAGAGCTTCAGCTTCTACGACTCGATCCAGACCGGCCAGCTGCTCACCCGGATCACGAGCGATGTCGAACAGGTCCGTCTCTTTGCGAGCGCCGGCCTTCTCCAAGCGATCAGCGCGGTGACGCTCTTACTTGGGAGCGTCGCCGTGCTCGTTGCGCTGAACTGGAAGCTCGCTATCCTTGCCCTGCTGCCCATCCCGCTTGTTCTCCTCCTTGTCTTCGGGTTTCTGGCCAAAGCCGGCCCCCTCTTTGGACAGCTGCAGCAGAAGGTCGGCGAACTGAATTCCATCCTCCAAGAGAACATTGCCGGTGTTCGGGTCGTCCGCGCGTTCACGCGCGAGCGCGTCGAAGAGGCGAGGTTCGGCGCGCGCAATCGCGAGTTGCTAGAGACCTCGCTGCGCACGCTGCACATGATCTCCCTCAACTTCCCTCTCGTCTTCTTCCTCGGCAACCTCGGCGGGGTTCTCGTCGTGCTTGTCGGCGGCATCGACGTCATCAATGGCGCTCTCACCATCGGAGAACTGATCGCGTTCAACAGCTATCTCGCTTTTCTGCTCTTCCCCGTCCTCTCACTCGGCTTCCTGTCGATCGCCGCGGCGCGCGCCGATGCGTCGGCGGTTCGGATCTTTGAGGTGCTGGACTCCAACATCGAGGTTGCGGACAAGCCCGGGGCCATCGACCTGCCGCCAATCCAAGGGCGGGTTGAGTTCGATCACGTCTGGTTCCGCTATCCGGGTGACCAGCGCCCCGTGCTGGAGGATATTTCGTTCGTCGTCGAGCCGGGGCAGACCGTTGCGATCCTCGGCGCAACCGGCTCGGGGAAAAGCACGTTGGTCAATCTTCTCCCGCGGTTCTATGACCCGACGTCGGGAGCAGTGCGGATCGACGGGCACGACCTTCGCGATGTCACACTTGCCAGCCTGCGCTCGCAGATCGGGATCGTCCTGCAGGAAACTCAGCTGATTCGCGGCACCATCCGCGAGAACATCGCCTTCGGCAAGCCCGATGCGACGGACGAAGAAATCCGCGCCGCCGCCGAAGCAGCGCAAGCCGCTGAGTTCATCGACCAGCTGCCTCAGGGCTACCAGACGGTCGTCGGTGACCGGGGCGTGGGGCTGTCGGGCGGCCAGAAGCAGCGGATTGCGATTGCGCGCGCCCTGCTCGTGCGTCCACGACTGCTCATCCTCGACGACAGCACCTCGGCCGTCGATGCCGCAACCGAGGCGAAGATCCAAGCTGCGCTCGATGCCCTCATCCGCGATAAGCAGAGCACAGTCTTCGTCATTGCCCAGCGGGTTAGCACGGTCCGCGACGCCGACCGGATCCTGCTGCTGGAAGAGGGCCGCCTTGTCGCGAGCGGGACCCATGAAGAACTGCTCGCCGACAGCCAGCTCTATAACGACATCCTCGGGTCGCAGCTACGGCCTGATGCGCCTGAAGCGGTGGTAGGAGGAGGCACCGATGTGGGGTGGAATTGA
- a CDS encoding ABC transporter ATP-binding protein/permease, which translates to MWGGIDQIAQTPEVRARHRQAVLRRLLAELAPYRPQLFGLLVFTLINGAATAAGPWLVGLAIDDILLYQDIGRLIVIVGLLAGSYLLGLLAVRGQLLTVGGLGARVMAKLRGEVFAKIQRLPIAYFDTHASGDLQSRLVNDIDTLNQLLSPGLSQVLSVLFGLVGTLVAMAVLDWRLALACAPILPIMALTTNVFTRRARRAYRVTRKTVGAVSAVLEQDITGIREAQAFNRTEQNVRQFRELNAANRNANLQAVAITSAFSPAIDVLSTVGIAIVIGYGGFLALRGEIQVGVVAAFLLYVQQFFRPIQMLSQLAAQVQPALAGAERIYELLDQPEQEADPPLARPVGRLRGELVFDRVTFGYSPDRPVLHEISFEAAPGMTVALVGPTGAGKTTIASLAPRFYDVTHGAVRIDGIDVRDLRREDLRRNIGIVLQDPFLFSGTIAENIAFGKPDATDEEIRAAARAVFADRFIERLPAGYATRVSEAGRSLSQGQRQLISFARAVLADPSILILDEATSRVDTRTEALIQQALAVLLRGRTSLVIAHRLSTVRNADLILVINGGRIVERGRHPELLAAGGLYADLYRRQFRDPLPAIAGQNRFRSRAL; encoded by the coding sequence ATGTGGGGTGGAATTGACCAAATCGCCCAAACTCCCGAGGTGCGGGCGCGTCACCGCCAAGCTGTGCTGCGGCGCCTGCTCGCTGAACTGGCACCGTACCGCCCCCAGCTGTTCGGCCTGCTGGTGTTCACACTGATCAATGGCGCGGCGACCGCCGCCGGTCCTTGGCTGGTCGGCTTGGCTATCGACGACATCCTGCTCTACCAAGATATCGGCCGGCTCATCGTCATCGTCGGATTGCTCGCAGGCAGCTATCTGCTCGGCCTCCTCGCCGTGCGTGGCCAACTGCTCACCGTGGGCGGGCTCGGCGCTCGCGTCATGGCCAAGCTCCGGGGCGAGGTCTTCGCCAAGATCCAACGCCTCCCGATCGCCTATTTTGATACCCACGCCTCCGGTGACCTCCAGAGCCGTCTTGTCAACGACATCGACACGCTGAACCAACTGCTCAGCCCCGGCCTCAGCCAAGTGCTTAGCGTCCTCTTCGGCCTGGTCGGAACTCTCGTCGCGATGGCGGTGCTCGATTGGCGCCTCGCCTTGGCCTGCGCGCCGATCCTGCCGATCATGGCGCTGACGACCAACGTCTTCACCCGGCGCGCCCGCCGCGCCTACCGGGTCACCCGCAAGACGGTGGGAGCGGTCTCTGCCGTGCTGGAGCAGGACATCACCGGCATCCGCGAAGCGCAGGCGTTCAACCGCACCGAGCAAAATGTGCGCCAGTTCCGCGAGTTGAATGCTGCCAACCGGAACGCCAACCTCCAAGCGGTCGCCATCACTTCCGCTTTCTCGCCCGCGATCGACGTGCTGAGCACGGTCGGCATCGCCATTGTCATCGGCTACGGCGGCTTCCTCGCGCTGCGCGGCGAAATCCAAGTGGGCGTGGTCGCAGCGTTCTTGCTCTATGTCCAACAGTTCTTCCGTCCCATTCAGATGCTGAGCCAGCTGGCAGCGCAAGTTCAGCCGGCCCTCGCCGGCGCAGAGCGCATCTATGAGCTTCTAGACCAGCCTGAACAAGAAGCCGACCCTCCCCTCGCGCGCCCCGTCGGCCGCCTGCGAGGCGAACTTGTCTTCGATCGCGTCACGTTCGGCTATTCGCCGGACCGTCCCGTGCTGCATGAGATCTCTTTCGAGGCGGCGCCCGGAATGACTGTCGCGCTTGTCGGACCGACCGGCGCCGGAAAGACGACGATCGCGTCGCTGGCTCCCCGCTTTTACGATGTCACGCACGGTGCTGTTCGGATCGATGGCATCGACGTCCGCGACCTCCGGCGCGAGGACCTTCGCCGCAACATCGGGATTGTCCTCCAAGACCCGTTTCTGTTCAGCGGCACGATCGCCGAGAACATCGCCTTCGGCAAGCCCGACGCGACGGACGAGGAGATCCGCGCCGCCGCCCGCGCGGTCTTCGCCGACCGCTTCATCGAGCGGCTGCCGGCCGGCTACGCGACCCGGGTGAGCGAAGCAGGACGCTCCCTCAGTCAAGGCCAACGTCAGCTCATCAGCTTCGCGCGCGCCGTGCTCGCCGACCCCAGCATCCTCATCCTCGATGAGGCAACGAGCCGGGTCGACACGCGCACCGAAGCACTGATCCAACAAGCGCTTGCCGTCCTCCTCCGAGGGCGAACCAGCCTCGTCATCGCTCATCGGCTCAGCACGGTCCGCAACGCCGACCTGATCCTCGTGATCAACGGCGGCCGCATCGTCGAACGCGGACGTCACCCCGAACTGCTGGCAGCCGGCGGCCTCTATGCCGACCTCTATCGACGACAGTTCCGCGACCCCCTCCCCGCGATTGCCGGGCAGAACCGATTTCGATCGCGCGCGTTGTAA
- a CDS encoding VOC family protein, whose product MPRAKRIDHVSIAVPSIDEALTFFEAVFDVQRDRVKFFESQDFFGAIFRVGESKFELLSPKGEDSFLHRFLQRGPGVHHVTVQVESLAAMRERLAERGIPTFGQKTEGGIEEAFIHPKHAYGVLFQLLEEVWEDIPEPA is encoded by the coding sequence GTGCCGCGAGCGAAACGGATTGATCATGTCAGCATCGCTGTCCCGTCGATCGACGAGGCGCTCACTTTTTTTGAGGCGGTCTTCGACGTGCAGCGCGATCGGGTCAAGTTTTTTGAGTCGCAGGACTTTTTCGGCGCGATTTTCCGCGTCGGCGAGAGCAAGTTCGAGCTGCTTTCGCCCAAAGGGGAAGACAGCTTTCTGCACCGCTTTCTGCAACGAGGCCCTGGCGTCCATCATGTGACGGTACAGGTGGAGAGCCTTGCCGCAATGCGCGAGCGCCTTGCGGAACGGGGGATCCCTACCTTCGGGCAGAAGACCGAGGGCGGCATCGAGGAAGCCTTTATTCATCCGAAGCATGCCTACGGAGTGCTCTTCCAACTGCTCGAGGAGGTGTGGGAAGATATCCCCGAGCCGGCCTAG
- a CDS encoding CHAD domain-containing protein, giving the protein MEIEIKLRLLAPVPPERIAALDLGPYQLGEVRVHQLHDRLLDTPDGALAATQRALRIRRDGASLLITVKGPPAGTGHLHRRDEIEAVVERDPTETGVWPDDVRSALVGVDLSSLEERVTVVNHRVAWQVEREGRAVAELALDEGAVIVAEVRERFHELEVELRPGGTPEDLSALEALLRKQLDVVPEPRSKLERGLALRQRLALPGGQQLAALGAQSLRKNLDRLRRAEGIAREGIDPEGVHDLRVATRRLRTALQLLAEAGIAPKRLDRHRRALRALARAAAAVRDADVQLQAFAAEAPAEFVLAVEQQRAAGRAQLLAALDSPETASALARLDAEIARLRERGESPPPHDGSPSLARHFVGSLLWRRYEAVLAYETALPVATPETLHQLRIAIKRLRYAVEFFAEALGAEAKQIRSLLAEFQELLGAHQDAYVALALARSLADRSSDRAPLEAFIARCRAAAAALAEQVQARWHELGGPAFRDLLGRALASAAPSRD; this is encoded by the coding sequence ATGGAGATCGAGATCAAGCTCCGCCTGCTCGCGCCAGTCCCGCCGGAGCGCATTGCCGCCCTCGACCTCGGCCCGTACCAGCTCGGCGAGGTGCGCGTTCACCAGTTGCATGATCGCCTGCTCGATACGCCTGACGGTGCCCTCGCTGCAACACAGCGGGCGCTTCGGATCCGCCGTGACGGCGCCTCCCTGCTGATCACCGTCAAGGGCCCTCCCGCGGGAACGGGCCATCTCCATCGCCGTGATGAGATCGAAGCGGTGGTGGAGCGCGACCCCACCGAAACCGGTGTCTGGCCCGACGACGTGCGCTCCGCTCTCGTTGGGGTCGACCTTAGTTCGCTTGAGGAGCGGGTGACCGTGGTCAATCATCGTGTCGCCTGGCAGGTTGAGCGGGAGGGGCGGGCGGTTGCCGAGCTGGCGCTCGATGAAGGCGCGGTGATCGTCGCGGAGGTTCGCGAGCGTTTCCACGAGCTTGAGGTCGAGCTGCGCCCCGGGGGAACGCCCGAGGATCTCTCCGCGCTCGAGGCGCTTCTCCGCAAGCAGCTCGACGTCGTCCCGGAGCCGCGGTCGAAGCTTGAGCGCGGGCTTGCGCTCCGGCAACGTCTCGCCCTTCCGGGCGGGCAGCAGCTGGCAGCGTTGGGGGCCCAGTCGCTCCGGAAGAACCTCGATCGGCTGCGGCGGGCGGAAGGCATTGCGCGGGAGGGGATCGACCCGGAGGGGGTCCACGACCTTCGGGTGGCGACCCGTCGCCTCCGGACGGCACTGCAGCTGCTGGCGGAAGCGGGCATTGCACCGAAACGGCTCGACCGGCACCGTCGAGCGCTCCGCGCCCTTGCGCGGGCGGCTGCAGCGGTGCGCGATGCTGATGTCCAGCTTCAAGCGTTCGCTGCTGAGGCGCCGGCCGAGTTCGTGCTCGCCGTCGAGCAGCAGCGGGCAGCTGGGCGGGCTCAGCTGCTTGCCGCGCTCGACAGCCCCGAGACTGCGAGCGCGCTGGCGCGGCTCGATGCCGAGATCGCGCGGCTGCGCGAGCGCGGAGAATCCCCGCCCCCTCACGACGGTTCTCCCAGCTTGGCCCGTCACTTTGTCGGCTCCCTCCTCTGGCGCCGCTATGAGGCCGTGCTCGCCTATGAGACCGCGCTTCCCGTTGCGACGCCGGAAACTCTCCATCAGCTGCGGATCGCTATTAAGCGGCTCCGCTACGCGGTCGAATTTTTCGCTGAAGCGCTCGGCGCGGAGGCAAAGCAGATCCGCTCTCTGCTTGCCGAATTTCAAGAACTGTTGGGGGCACACCAAGATGCGTATGTCGCTCTTGCCCTTGCCCGCTCCCTTGCTGACCGCAGCAGCGATCGAGCGCCGCTCGAGGCGTTCATCGCCCGCTGCCGCGCAGCTGCCGCGGCCTTGGCAGAGCAGGTCCAAGCGCGCTGGCATGAGCTTGGCGGCCCCGCCTTTCGCGACCTGCTCGGCCGCGCGCTTGCTTCCGCCGCCCCATCTCGCGATTGA
- the dxr gene encoding 1-deoxy-D-xylulose-5-phosphate reductoisomerase yields the protein MRRRVAVLGSTGSIGTQTLDVVRAHPDRFAITALAAGRPTARFQAQVMEFRPKLVATRDVPGWTCGEARPATLVEIATSDEVDVVVMATPGSAGIAPTVAALTAGKAVALANKEALVAAGALAVAAAQRSGAPILPIDSEHSALWQCLHEREPCRPPVSCLPTVERLILTASGGAFRDLPASQLASLRAKDALNHPTWAMGPKVTVDSASLLNKGFELIEAHWLFGLPFERLSVLLHRESVIHSLVEFIDGSVKAQLGVPDMRTPIQYALTFPERVANASLPRLDLAAIGRLHFDAVEPGRYPLLDLALQAGRAGGAYPAVLGGADEAAVTLFLHDRVRFGDLAPLVAAALDAYRPSGELTLEAILDADRWARDFVYRHAAVAA from the coding sequence ATGCGCCGCCGGGTCGCCGTTCTTGGCTCAACCGGCTCCATCGGAACCCAAACCCTTGACGTCGTTCGCGCTCATCCCGATCGATTTGCGATCACTGCGCTTGCTGCTGGGCGGCCGACGGCTCGCTTTCAGGCGCAGGTGATGGAATTCCGGCCCAAGCTTGTCGCAACGCGAGACGTCCCCGGCTGGACGTGCGGTGAGGCGCGCCCGGCGACGCTGGTCGAGATCGCGACGAGCGACGAGGTCGACGTGGTGGTCATGGCGACGCCGGGCAGCGCGGGCATCGCCCCGACCGTTGCCGCGCTCACCGCAGGCAAGGCTGTCGCCTTGGCGAACAAAGAGGCCCTTGTCGCTGCCGGAGCGCTAGCAGTCGCTGCCGCGCAGCGCAGCGGCGCGCCTATTCTCCCCATCGACAGCGAGCACAGCGCGCTTTGGCAATGCCTTCACGAGCGCGAACCGTGCCGGCCGCCGGTCTCCTGCCTGCCCACTGTCGAGCGGCTGATCCTTACCGCCTCGGGCGGTGCCTTCCGCGACCTCCCCGCCTCACAGCTTGCTTCCCTGCGCGCCAAAGATGCGCTGAATCATCCGACGTGGGCGATGGGGCCGAAGGTCACCGTCGATAGCGCAAGCCTGCTCAATAAGGGGTTTGAGCTGATCGAAGCGCACTGGCTGTTTGGGCTGCCGTTTGAGCGGCTGTCAGTCCTCCTCCACCGCGAAAGCGTTATCCATTCGCTCGTCGAGTTTATCGACGGCTCGGTGAAGGCCCAGCTTGGCGTTCCGGATATGCGCACCCCCATTCAATACGCGCTCACCTTTCCGGAGCGCGTTGCGAATGCCAGCCTGCCGCGGCTTGACCTTGCCGCGATTGGACGCCTGCACTTCGATGCGGTTGAGCCGGGCCGCTATCCGCTGCTCGACCTTGCTCTGCAGGCGGGGAGAGCCGGGGGCGCCTACCCGGCAGTCCTAGGCGGCGCGGACGAAGCGGCGGTCACCCTGTTCCTGCATGATCGCGTTCGATTTGGCGACCTCGCGCCGCTGGTCGCCGCCGCGCTCGATGCCTACCGGCCGAGCGGCGAGCTCACCCTCGAAGCAATCCTTGACGCCGACCGCTGGGCGCGCGACTTTGTCTATCGTCATGCGGCCGTTGCTGCCTGA
- a CDS encoding phosphatidate cytidylyltransferase produces MLGLRVASSLVLIPILVVAAWLGDPWTTIVVATFAAAAAYEFMTLAERAGYEPLKATGILIALLFVGATSVQANFLQNTGRELIPIALTIALIAVLAVRLLRRQATTAFGDWAITLGGALWTGWLLAHWVLLRDVEPDGRSWVIVALLLTFTSDTAAYAVGRTLGRHRLVPAISPKKTWEGAIGSLIATPLAAAGLMTLLALPPFAAIGLNPPLTPLLAAGIGVAVSLAAQLGDLVESAIKRSAQVKDASGLIPGHGGVLDRIDSLTFVVVVVYYLGPLLTR; encoded by the coding sequence ATGCTCGGTCTTCGGGTCGCCAGTTCTCTCGTCTTGATCCCCATTCTCGTCGTGGCGGCGTGGCTGGGCGACCCGTGGACGACCATTGTCGTTGCGACATTTGCGGCGGCGGCGGCGTATGAATTCATGACGCTCGCCGAGCGCGCGGGGTATGAACCGCTCAAAGCAACGGGGATCCTCATCGCGCTGCTGTTCGTCGGAGCGACCAGCGTTCAAGCGAACTTCCTGCAGAACACCGGCCGCGAACTGATCCCGATCGCCCTCACCATCGCGCTCATTGCGGTGCTCGCGGTTCGGCTGCTGCGCAGACAGGCGACAACAGCGTTCGGCGATTGGGCGATCACCCTGGGCGGCGCGCTCTGGACAGGCTGGCTGCTTGCACACTGGGTGCTGCTCCGCGACGTCGAGCCCGACGGCCGCAGCTGGGTGATCGTCGCGCTCCTCCTGACCTTCACCTCCGACACCGCGGCTTATGCGGTGGGCCGGACGCTCGGCCGACATCGGCTTGTGCCCGCAATCAGCCCGAAGAAGACCTGGGAGGGCGCGATCGGGTCGCTTATCGCCACGCCGCTGGCTGCGGCCGGCCTGATGACGCTCCTCGCGCTGCCGCCGTTCGCGGCGATCGGGCTGAACCCGCCGCTCACGCCTCTTCTCGCTGCTGGCATCGGCGTCGCCGTCTCACTTGCGGCCCAGCTCGGCGATCTCGTCGAGTCTGCGATCAAGCGCTCCGCCCAGGTCAAGGATGCGAGCGGACTCATTCCGGGCCATGGCGGGGTGCTCGACCGAATTGACAGCCTGACATTTGTCGTGGTGGTCGTATACTACCTGGGACCATTACTCACACGATAA
- the uppS gene encoding polyprenyl diphosphate synthase, giving the protein MKATRPDQEPALVEENERAPEPVIRPLPRHVAIIMDGNGRWAKQRNLPRQAGHRAGTENIRRIIESFAEHGVEMLTLYAFSTENWSRPPEEVDFLLNLIPEVLERETAKLHEKGARLRHLGRLDVLAPDIQRAVNDAIELTRNNTRITVNLAFNYGGRAEILDAVRSIIAAGIDPNELTEDRFAAYLYTAGAPDPDLVIRTAGEMRLSNFLIWQTAYAEYYSTPVYWPDFGKDDVREALLAFSRRKRRFGGLDPQ; this is encoded by the coding sequence ATGAAGGCAACGCGCCCTGACCAAGAGCCGGCGCTCGTTGAAGAGAATGAACGAGCGCCTGAACCAGTAATCCGGCCCCTTCCTCGCCATGTTGCCATCATCATGGATGGCAACGGACGTTGGGCAAAACAGCGCAATCTTCCGCGTCAGGCGGGGCATCGTGCCGGCACCGAAAATATCCGCCGGATCATCGAAAGTTTTGCCGAGCATGGCGTCGAGATGCTGACACTCTACGCCTTCTCGACTGAGAACTGGTCGCGTCCTCCCGAAGAAGTCGACTTTCTGCTCAACCTCATCCCGGAAGTGCTCGAGCGGGAAACCGCGAAACTGCACGAAAAAGGAGCCCGGCTGCGCCATCTTGGGCGGCTCGACGTGCTGGCACCAGATATTCAGCGCGCCGTCAATGACGCGATCGAACTGACACGGAACAATACGCGGATTACGGTCAATCTCGCCTTTAACTACGGCGGTCGCGCCGAGATCCTCGATGCTGTCCGCTCGATCATCGCGGCCGGGATCGACCCGAACGAACTGACGGAGGACCGCTTCGCAGCGTACCTCTACACCGCCGGCGCTCCAGACCCCGACCTCGTCATCCGCACCGCCGGCGAAATGCGTCTCTCGAACTTCCTCATCTGGCAGACGGCATACGCCGAGTACTACTCCACGCCGGTCTACTGGCCGGATTTCGGGAAGGATGACGTGCGCGAGGCGCTTCTCGCCTTCAGTCGGCGCAAGCGCCGGTTTGGAGGCCTCGACCCTCAATAG
- the frr gene encoding ribosome recycling factor, with product MIEDVIADAEQRMQKTVESLKRELATIRTGRASPALIERLPVDYYGVPTPLQQLAQITVAEARTLVITPYDRGAFASIEKAIQKSDLGLNPTNDGRVIRIVFPPLTEERRRDLVKLVRKYVEEHKVALRNIRRDADKTMRELQKEGGISSDQEKRAEDRLQKLTDQASAEIERIGKQKEAEVLEV from the coding sequence GTGATCGAGGACGTCATTGCCGACGCCGAGCAACGGATGCAGAAGACCGTCGAGTCGCTGAAGCGCGAACTCGCTACTATCCGAACGGGTCGCGCCTCGCCTGCCTTGATCGAGCGCTTGCCGGTTGACTACTACGGCGTTCCGACGCCGCTCCAGCAGTTGGCCCAGATCACCGTCGCCGAGGCGCGCACCCTCGTCATCACGCCCTACGACCGGGGCGCATTCGCGAGCATCGAGAAAGCGATCCAGAAATCCGATCTCGGCTTGAACCCAACGAATGACGGCCGAGTGATCCGTATCGTCTTTCCGCCCCTTACCGAGGAGCGCCGGCGCGATCTCGTCAAGCTCGTGCGCAAGTATGTCGAGGAACATAAGGTTGCGCTGCGCAACATCCGGCGTGATGCCGATAAGACGATGCGCGAGCTGCAAAAAGAAGGCGGGATCTCGTCGGACCAAGAGAAGCGAGCGGAAGACCGTCTCCAAAAGCTGACGGATCAGGCATCCGCCGAGATCGAAAGGATTGGGAAGCAGAAAGAAGCTGAAGTGCTCGAGGTCTAG
- the pyrH gene encoding UMP kinase: protein MGSRPRYRRVLLKLSGEALVGEGGYGIDPAIVRDIAQQIRRVHDLGVAIGIVVGGGNIWRGATASAAGMDRATADYAGMLATVINALALQDALEKLGVATRTMTAIDIHSVAEPYIRRRAIHHLEKGLVVLFAAGTGNPFMTTDTAAALRALEIGAEVLLMAKNRVDGVYDDDPRKNPNARRYDYLSYLDALNNRLAVMDSTALSLCMDNNLPIIVFNLQAEGSIERAVVGEEIGTLVAGPA from the coding sequence GTGGGCTCACGGCCTCGCTATCGCCGCGTCCTGCTCAAGTTGAGCGGCGAGGCGTTAGTCGGCGAAGGAGGGTATGGCATCGACCCGGCGATCGTCCGCGACATCGCCCAGCAGATCCGCCGGGTCCATGACCTCGGGGTGGCCATCGGGATCGTCGTCGGCGGCGGCAACATTTGGCGCGGCGCGACCGCGAGCGCGGCGGGGATGGACCGCGCCACCGCCGACTATGCCGGGATGCTCGCGACCGTGATCAACGCGCTCGCCCTGCAGGATGCGCTTGAGAAGCTGGGCGTCGCGACGCGGACGATGACCGCCATTGATATCCACTCGGTCGCTGAGCCGTACATCCGTCGTCGGGCGATCCATCATCTGGAAAAGGGGCTGGTGGTGCTCTTCGCCGCGGGCACCGGCAACCCCTTTATGACCACTGATACCGCGGCGGCCCTCCGCGCCTTAGAGATCGGGGCAGAGGTGCTGCTGATGGCGAAGAACCGTGTCGACGGCGTGTATGATGACGACCCGCGGAAGAACCCGAATGCCCGGCGCTATGACTATCTCAGCTATCTCGATGCGCTCAACAACCGCTTGGCGGTGATGGATAGCACCGCCCTCTCTCTCTGCATGGATAACAATCTCCCGATTATCGTCTTCAACCTGCAGGCGGAGGGGAGCATCGAACGGGCTGTCGTCGGCGAGGAAATCGGCACACTGGTCGCCGGACCGGCATAA
- a CDS encoding elongation factor Ts, which yields MEITAAMVKELREKTGAGVMESKRALIEAQGDMRRAEALIEEWAGGRIAKRAGRATNQGVVEAYVHGGRIGALVELNCETDFVARNEAFRELAHDIAMQVAAMDPRYLRAEEIPPETPGRPEDLALLAMPFIKDPSKTIDDLVKEMIRKTGENIQVRRFARFELGA from the coding sequence GTGGAAATCACCGCCGCGATGGTAAAGGAACTCCGCGAGAAGACCGGCGCGGGGGTTATGGAGTCGAAACGGGCATTGATCGAGGCCCAAGGCGATATGCGCCGGGCGGAAGCGCTGATCGAAGAGTGGGCAGGGGGGCGCATTGCAAAGCGCGCTGGCCGGGCGACCAACCAAGGCGTGGTTGAAGCGTATGTCCACGGCGGTCGCATCGGCGCCCTGGTCGAACTGAACTGTGAGACCGACTTTGTCGCTCGCAACGAAGCGTTCCGCGAACTGGCGCACGATATCGCGATGCAGGTTGCGGCAATGGACCCGCGCTATCTGAGAGCGGAGGAGATCCCTCCCGAGACGCCGGGGCGGCCGGAAGACCTCGCCCTGCTTGCGATGCCGTTCATCAAAGACCCCAGCAAGACGATCGACGACCTCGTCAAGGAGATGATCCGGAAGACGGGCGAGAACATCCAAGTGCGGCGTTTCGCCCGGTTCGAACTGGGGGCGTAG